A single Phragmites australis chromosome 4, lpPhrAust1.1, whole genome shotgun sequence DNA region contains:
- the LOC133914494 gene encoding EPIDERMAL PATTERNING FACTOR-like protein 4, producing the protein MGWPSRRRGRRRSISAALLVLLTFFAAAITGTCTSARGGGNGVAPEEYSWDPVTMAARRGLVGPGSSPPTCHSRCGGCHPCRPVHVAIQPGRSFPLEYYPEAWRCKCGNKLFMP; encoded by the exons ATGGGTTGGCCGAGCAGGAGGCGGGGCCGGCGTCGCAGCATCTCCGCCgcgctcctcgtcctcctcaccTTCTTCGCCGCTGCCATCACCG GGACGTGCACGTCGGCGAGGGGGGGAGGCAATGGGGTGGCACCGGAGGAGTACTCCTGGGACCCCGTGACAATGGCGGCGCGTCGGGGGCTGGTGGGACCAGGGTCCTCGCCGCCGACGTGCCACAGCCGGTGCGGGGGCTGCCACCCGTGCCGGCCGGTGCACGTGGCCATCCAGCCCGGCCGGAGCTTCCCGCTCGAGTACTACCCCGAGGCCTGGCGCTGCAAGTGCGGCAACAAGCTCTTTATGCCCTGA
- the LOC133914496 gene encoding uncharacterized protein LOC133914496: MVGAGRRRVPCGAALVVLLAVAAVTVRVAVADDFFTPLAPIFSPVINSICSTVACGKGNCTVAPGALGYRCECDPGWAQLHVGDDLRFLPCVIPNCSIDRACSNDSSAPAPLPPPKNFSLDPCELAYCGTGGTCRNGSGLSYHCECKEGFSNLLNITTMPCFQNCSIGADCTSIGILPFSNSSKSPAPPGSESLSNNGNAAAPGPISQRILHPLLMLVSLAVSQAV; encoded by the exons ATGGTCGGTGCAGGAAGGCGACGGGTCCCGTGCGGCGCCGCGCTCGTGGTGCTCCTCGCCGTTGCCGCCGTCACCGTCAGAGTGGCCGTCGCCGACGACTTCTTCACCCCTCTAGCCCCCATCTTCTCCCCTGTGATCA ACTCGATATGCAGCACGGTGGCTTGCGGGAAGGGGAACTGCACTGTGGCGCCAGGGGCGCTGGGTTACAGGTGCGAGTGCGACCCGGGCTGGGCGCAGCTGCACGTCGGCGACGACCTCAGGTTCCTGCCCTGCGTCATACCAAACT GCTCTATTGATCGTGCATGTTCCAACGATTCATCAGCACCGGCTCCTTTACCACCACCTAAAAACTTCTCGCTCGACC CATGTGAATTAGCATACTGCGGAACCGGAGGCACATGCAGGAATGGCTCAGGTCTCAGCTACCACTGCGAGTGCAAGGAGGGTTTCAGCAACCTTCTCAACATCACCACGATGCCTTGCTTTCAGAACT GCTCCATCGGCGCGGATTGCACAAGCATAGGGATCCTTCCATTCTCAAACTCTTCCAAGTCTCCTGCGCCACCTGGCTCGGAGAGCCTTTCTAACAACGGCAATGCAGCTGCACCAG GACCCATTTCACAGCGAATTCTACACCCACTGCTGATGCTGGTCTCACTGGCCGTCAGTCAGGCGGTATAG
- the LOC133916875 gene encoding protein IQ-DOMAIN 19-like, protein MGKAGRWLKSFLSGKKDRPQPEAMPVMALPPGTPKEKRWSFRRPEPAGKGAETPAAGRGVSDEGLGLSASDIEFDQKKHAVAVAVATAAAADAAVAAAHAAAAVAHLSSRRGHLPASLVEDAAAVRIQATFRGYLARTALCALRGIVKLQALVRGQLVRKQANATLRCMQALLMAQSQLRAQRMRVLHEHYPPPPRPRQSPQHPRHRRSYEMDMSCEENAKIVEMDIGEPVRRGASKDRQSFVEYHGRCSPAPSAMTELSPRAYSGHFDEFSLATAQNSPQDASAATSEVCPSYMANTESSRAKARSQSAPRQRIDALEREPSRRKGTPPRSAKMQRSSSLVGAAARGGGQSPWSSGVRLDASSASLKDSECGSTSSVHTAATVYSRTRSLVGFEVRRALY, encoded by the exons ATGGGGAAGGCGGGGAGGTGGCTGAAGAGCTTCCTGTCAGGCAAGAAGGACAGGCCGCAACCCGAGGCAATGCCGGTGATGGCGTTGCCTCCAGGGACCCCGAAGGAGAAGAGGTGGAGCTTCAGGAGGCCGGAGCCTGCAGGGAAAGGTGCAGAGACACCGGCGGCGGGACGCGGTGTGTCGGATGAGGGACTTGGTTTGTCGGCGTCGGATATCGAGTTCGATCAGAAGAAGCACGCTGTGGCGGTTGCGGTGGCAACCGCGGCAGCCGCCGACGCTGCGGTGGCCGCGGCGCATGCCGCGGCCGCGGTGGCACACCTGTCCTCTCGCAGGGGGCACCTGCCGGCGAGTCTCGTcgaggacgcggcggcggtCAGAATTCAGGCAACCTTCAGAGGCTATCTG GCGAGGACGGCTCTGTGCGCGCTGAGAGGCATAGTGAAGCTGCAAGCTCTGGTGCGAGGCCAACTGGTGAGGAAGCAGGCGAACGCCACGCTTCGGTGCATGCAGGCTCTCCTCATGGCGCAGTCACAGCTGCGCGCGCAGCGCATGCGCGTGCTCCATGAACACTACCCGCCACCGCCAAGACCACGGCAGTCTCCGCAGCACCCGAGGCACCGCCGCTCCTAC GAGATGGATATGTCCTGCGAGGAGAACGCCAAGATCGTCGAGATGGACATCGGCGAGCCCGTGCGGCGAGGCGCATCAAAGGACAGGCAGTCTTTCGTCGAGTACCACGGCCGGTGCTCGCCGGCGCCGTCGGCAATGACCGAGCTGAGCCCGAGGGCCTACAGCGGCCACTTCGATGAGTTCTCGCTGGCGACGGCGCAGAACAGCCCACAGGACGCGTCGGCGGCGACCTCCGAAGTGTGCCCGAGCTACATGGCCAACACCGAGTCGTCCCGCGCCAAGGCCCGGTCCCAGAGCGCGCCAAGGCAGCGCATCGAcgcgctggagcgggagccgAGCCGGAGGAAGGGAACCCCGCCGAGGAGCGCCAAGATGCAGCGGTCGTCGTCGCTGGTcggcgcggcggcgcgcgggGGCGGGCAGTCCCCGTGGTCGTCGGGCGTGAGGCTGGACGCGTCGAGCGCGTCGCTCAAGGACAGCGAGTGCGGATCCACCAGCTCCGTGCACACCGCGGCCACCGTCTACAGCCGGACGCGGTCGCTAGTCGGGTTCGAG GTGCGCCGTGCCCTGTACTGA